The DNA segment AGATTTTGGAGCATCCTGTAactgttataacaacaatatcTATGGACATGTAATATCATGTGggaaatgtgagattatgcactttggcaggaagaaaacGGGATTTGAATATTATTTAATTGTGCAAAACTGCAGAAAGCCAGCAGAGAGGGATTTGAAATCACAAAATGGGAACACATTAGTTCAACAAGTATTAGGAATGGCAAGTAGAATATAGACCTTTCTTACAAAAGAGGTCGAATAGTCAGACCACACCTGGTATACTGAaaacagttttggtctctttatctaaggaaagatatactgtcACTGGAGACAGCCAAACGACATTTAACTTGGATACGGAGAGATTGCCTTATGCAGAGAGTTTGAgtagttctttgaggaggtgtcaagacaggttgacgacagtagagcagtggatgtggtgtatatggatttcaccatattcaaggcatttaataaggttccccatggtaggctcattcataaagtcaggaagtattggatacagggagatttggctatctggattcaaaattggctggctgacagaaggcagagagtggttgtagatggaaaatattctgcctggaggtcagtgttgagtgggatcCCACAGGGGTCTGTTTTTTTTAGATTCACtaaggtgtggaaacaggccctccagcccaacaagtccacaccaactctccaaagagcaacccacccagacccattcccctaccttcacccctgactaatgcacctaacactacgggcaatttagcatggccaattcacctaacctacacatctttggactgtgggaggaaacccacgcagacatggggagaatgtgcaaattccaaacagacagttggccgaggcgggaattgaacctgggtccctggcgctgtgaggcagcagtgctaaccactgagccaccgtgctgccatgttcttgggcctctgctctttgtagtttttataaatgacttggatgaggaggttaaggggtgggttagtaaatttgcagatgacacaaaggttggagatgttgtcgatagtatagagggctactgcaggctgcagcgtgacatagacaggatgtagaactgggctgagaaatgtcaggtggaattcaacctgggtaaatgcaaagtgatgcattttggaaggtcaaacttgaatgctgaatgtaagattaaaaacaggattcttggcagtgtggagcaacagagggatctaggtgtgcaagtacatagatccctcaaagttgccacccaagtggatagggttgttaagaaagcataaggtgttctggctttcattaacagggggatcgagtttaagagccgcgaggttttgctgcagctctataagtccctggtgagaccacacttggaatattgtgtccagttctggtcgccctactataggaaagatacagaggctttggagagggtgtaaagaaggtttaccaggatgctgcctggactggagggcttgccttatgaagaaagcttgaataagctcggacatttctctctggagagaaggaagaagagaggagacctgatcgaggtatacaaagtaatgagtggaatagatagagtcaatagccagagacttttccccagggcaggattgactggtacgagaagttaTAGTTTGAAGAtcttaggaggaaggtataaaggagatatcagaggtaggttctttatgcagataattgtgaatacatggaatgcattgccagatgaggtggtggaagcagagtcattgaggacatttaagtgactgctggacatgcacatggatagcagtgagttgaggggtgcataggttgttactatattttacattagtctcagcacaacatcatgggccaaagggcctgttctgtgctgtacttttctatgttctacgttctagaTTAATCATttaaatttagaagaatgggagatgACCATAGTGAAATGTGAGATTTTTGAGGGACTTAACAAGATAGGTACAGAAAGTTTAGTTCACCCTTGTGGGAGAGCCTAGGATCAGAGGGCAAAGTCTCAGAGTAAGTGGTCACCTAGTTACATtaaagaggaggaatttcttgaaTCAGAGGACAGTAAACCCTGTGGATTTTTTTAAACTATAGAGAACTGTCAAGGTTAGGTTCTTAActatatttaaggctgaaatagacagatttttaattagaaagggaattaaaggttatggggaaaagttAGGAACGTGAATTTAAGTTTTATCGGATCAGCCATGGACCAAAAGGCCTTTATCTGCTCCTCTATTTTACGTTATTCTGGGTCAGTGCAAGTTTGCTCTTTCTTTGCACCATTACATCGATTATTTATTTACTTTTTGGTAAAGTTTTCTGTCGAATGAGAACAATTTGCTGATGTATCGTTAATATCATTAATTTCAAAAGGATCATTAATGAGTCATAATTGTTTCCCAAAAGATCATGCAAATTTAAACTGGATTATTTGCTGTTTCAGATGTTCTGTTACTTAAAGGGAGGCACACCACCCTGTTGATGCCAAATGGAAGACCTTGACTTGGATACAATGCAGGAAACATTATCAAATTTTTCAGATTTGTCCAGTGACCTGACTGCTAGCATCAACAAAAcctgctccttgaacaagggtTTCCAGTTTTACTATCTGCCCATCATGTACATTATCGTATTTGTCACTGGATTCATCGGAAACAGTGTTGCTCTCTGGATGTTCATCTTTCACATGAGGCCTTGGAGTAGCATCACCGTTTACATGTTTAACCTCGTCCTGGCTGACCTCTTCTACGTCTTCTCTCTGCCGGTTTTAATATTTTACTATTTCAACAAGACAGATTGGATCTTCGGGGAGGCCCTGTGCAAACTGCAGAGGTTCATTTTCCACGTTAACCTCTACGGGAGCATCTTGTTTCTGACCTGCATCAGCGTCCACAGGTACACGGGGGTGGTGCACCCCATGAGATCACTGGGCAGGTTGAAGAAAAAATCAGCCACcattgtgtgcatgtgcgtgtgggTTGTGGTCATGGCTGGCATCTCCCCAATACTGTACTTCTCCCGAACTGGGCCAAGGAAAAATAAAACAATTACATGTTACGATACAACGTCGAAAGAGCTCCTGGGCACTTATTTCATTTACAGCATGCTGACTACATTCTTTGGTTTCTGCGTCCCCTTTGCCACCATCTTGGTCTGCTATGGATTTATTGTGAAGGCCTTAATATCTAACGACATGAGGACACCTCTCCGGGGCAAGTCTGTGCGTCTCGTCATCATCGTGTTGGCCGTTTTTGCCATCTCCTACCTCCCCTTCCATGTGATGAAGAATCTTAATCTACAGTCCAGACTCTATTACCAAGGGCTAGAGACATGCGAGTGGAACAAGAGGGTCTACGCCACTTATCAGGTGACCCGCGGGCTTGCCAGCCTCAATAGCTGTGTGGACCCTATCTTGTACTTCCTGGCAGGAGACACTTTCAGGAGGAGATTCACTACTGCGGCCAGTAGGTTCATGTCTAAGCGGGGAGAAACCAACCTACAGTTTCGGAGTGAAGACAGTCCACTTCATGCTGTGTCAAACATTTCACAAAACGGTGACACTTCTCTCTGAACTTTGTGTTGGCAAATTTTACAACGTTTCCTTGTAGGTTTTGGAGGTACAGTAAGAATTGTGTTCATGAGATCGGTCTCGATTTAAAGCTCTGATCTAGTATAGGAAACAATGGAGAGTAAGGCATCCAGCATTTATAAGTTTGAGCATACTGTGTGTACCTAACTGTTTATCTTCTGACTCTCGTCACAGTTTGAGTATTGCTGTCCAAAGACATGTTTTGTTGACGTTTTCCATCGTGCGCTCAGCAGCACTAAATCTATTACAGTTGAATATGAAGTGTTTAATTTCAGAAAAGTAAGTTTTCTTTCATTGGTTGAAAAAGAGATTAGTTTTGtccctcaatccctttcctaTGCCCACATAGGAAGTTGAGCATCCTCATATTGTTCTGACTTCAACACAGAGGAAGCATACAAGAGTAGCCCTACATGGAGCGTCCTAATGCAGTAGTTGCTCAGTACTGCTTGCAGCGCCTCCCAGTGATGACTTGGCAGAGATTCGAATGCAAGCTGTCCAAGTGAGTGTGCCTCAAGCTTGAGAGCTTTCAGATATTTCTACTTATGATTACCCTGACTGTTCCACTACCCCGAGACTGGCAAGCAAGTGGGGCAAGTGACTCTGCACCCACTCACCAATTAATTGTTCTTCAACAGAGCCTCTTGAAAGTTAATCTAAGTTTAAGGTCTTCATGGAGGCCATGCCTTTCTGTTTACACAAAAGATTTACGGTTTTAGCAGGATCAGATTATCAGGGGGTGGTTTAAGATGAATCATGGCTGCCCACTCTGCTCAGAAAATGGCACCATTAGTCATCAATGTATCAGATAAACAGTGATGGGATAGGGCCTGAGTAAGGCTGGAACACAGAAGGGAAGAAGATTTTTCATCTGTAAGGGAATCGTGAGTTatgaggagaaggcaggaaagtggagttgacggtggtcagatcagccatgatcacattgaatggtagagtattcgatgggctgaatggcctacatctctTCTATCTTTTTGTCTTACATACCCCGCAAAAAGACAAGTTTAAGTCAGGCCCATTTATATGTACGAAATTTCAGGGAGAAATTGTCCAAACAGTGAACAACTCAGCCAAGCGTGGAGGGTCATGATGGAAAGGGGCTGTTCGGGCTTCTGATTGAGGAAGAAACCGAGAGCCATTAGAGCATCCTCGTGAGGGATGGAGATATAAAGGGATTGGACGTCCATAGCAAAGAAGAAGTGGTTAGGA comes from the Chiloscyllium punctatum isolate Juve2018m chromosome 6, sChiPun1.3, whole genome shotgun sequence genome and includes:
- the p2ry1 gene encoding P2Y purinoceptor 1; this translates as MEDLDLDTMQETLSNFSDLSSDLTASINKTCSLNKGFQFYYLPIMYIIVFVTGFIGNSVALWMFIFHMRPWSSITVYMFNLVLADLFYVFSLPVLIFYYFNKTDWIFGEALCKLQRFIFHVNLYGSILFLTCISVHRYTGVVHPMRSLGRLKKKSATIVCMCVWVVVMAGISPILYFSRTGPRKNKTITCYDTTSKELLGTYFIYSMLTTFFGFCVPFATILVCYGFIVKALISNDMRTPLRGKSVRLVIIVLAVFAISYLPFHVMKNLNLQSRLYYQGLETCEWNKRVYATYQVTRGLASLNSCVDPILYFLAGDTFRRRFTTAASRFMSKRGETNLQFRSEDSPLHAVSNISQNGDTSL